The following coding sequences lie in one Oncorhynchus kisutch isolate 150728-3 linkage group LG17, Okis_V2, whole genome shotgun sequence genomic window:
- the LOC109908354 gene encoding intermediate filament protein ON3-like, which yields MSISYKSSGSMSGGFGSSRGFSSGGGGGGGGSVRKSFSSFSSSAVPMGSSRMSSSSVRRSVGGSGGGGFGLGGGGGGGGISSYSYMSGGGGMGGGGGGGGFGMGSGGGGFGLGGGGGGFSLGGGGGGFGLGGGGGGFGMGGGGGGFGMGGGGGGGFAPITAVTVNTSLLAPLNLAIDPNIQTVRTQEKEQIKGLNNRFASFIDKVRFLEQQNKMLETKWSLLQDQTTTRSNIDAMFEAYIANLRRQLDGLGGEKVKLEGELMNMQGLVEDFKNKYEDEINKRASVENEFVLLKKDVDGAYMNKVELEARVDSLQDEINFLRAIYEAELSELQGQIKDTSVVVEMDNSRNLDMDSIVAEVRAQYEDIANRSRAEAESWYKQKFEEMQSSAGQHGDDLRNTKAEMAELNRMISRLQNEIENVKGQRANLENQIAEAEERGEMAVKDAKLRIKDLEEALQRAKQDMARQVREYQELMNVKLALDIEIATYRKLLEGEESRITGGGTGGGIATIHVQTSSSGGGGGSGGGFGMGGGGGGGGGGGFGYGGGSGMSMQSSSGFGMSSGGGGGFGMSGGGGSGFGMSGGGGGGFGMSGGGGGVSMSRSSMTSTSRRF from the exons ATGAGCATCAGTTACAAGAGCAGTGGCAGCATGAGCGGAGGCTTCGGCTCCAGCAGAGGATTCAGCTCCGGCGGTGGTGGTGGCGGCGGCGGTAGTGTGAGGAAGAGCTTCTCCAGCTTCTCCTCTTCAGCAGTTCCCATGGGCTCCAGCCGTATGAGCAGCTCGTCGGTTAGACGCTCCGTAGGCGGCAGTGGTGGAGGAGGCTTCGgcctgggtggtggtggtggtggtggaggaatcTCCAGCTACAGCTACATGAGCGGTGGTGGAGGCATGGGCGGTGGCGGTGGAGGTGGAGGCTTCGGCATGGGCAGCGGCGGTGGAGGCTTCGGCCTGGGCGGCGGCGGTGGAGGCTTCAGCCTGGGCGGCGGTGGTGGAGGCTTCGGCCTGGGTGGCGGTGGTGGAGGCTTCGGCATGGGTGGCGGCGGTGGAGGCTTCGGCATGGGTGGCGGCGGCGGCGGTGGCTTCGCGCCAATCACAGCTGTCACAGTCAACACAAGTCTGCTAGCCCCCCTCAACCTGGCCATCGACCCCAACATCCAGACCGTCCGTACCCAAGAGAAAGAACAGATCAAGGGTCTCAACAACCGCTTCGCCTCCTTCATTGATAAG GTACGCTTCCTGGAACAGCAGAACAAGATGCTGGAGACCAAGTGGAGCCTCCTGCAGGACCAGACCACCACACGCTCCAACATCGATGCAATGTTCGAGGCCTATATCGCCAACCTGCGCAGACAGCTGGACGGCCTGGGAGGAGAGAAGGTCAAGCTGGAAGGAGAGCTGATGAACATGCAGGGTCTGGTGGAGGACTTCAAAAACAA ATATGAAGATGAAATCAACAAGCGTGCCTCAGTGGAGAATGAATTTGTCCTCCTCAAGAAGGATGTTGATGGCGCCTACATGAACAAGGTTGAGCTGGAGGCCAGGGTCGACTCCCTTCAGGATGAGATCAACTTCCTCAGGGCCATCTATGAAGCA gagcTGAGTGAGCTGCAGGGCCAGATTAAGGACACCTCAGTGGTGGTGGAGATGGACAACAGCCGTAACCTGGACATGGACTCCATCGTGGCTGAAGTGCGCGCCCAGTATGAGGACATCGCCAACCGCAGCAGAGCCGAGGCCGAGTCATGGTACAAGCAGAAG TTTGAAGAGATGCAGTCCTCTGCAGGACAACATGGGGATGATCTGCGCAACACCAAGGCAGAGATGGCCGAGCTGAACCGCATGATCAGCCGTCTCCAAAACGAGATCGAAAACGTCAAAGGACAG CGTGCCAACCTGGAGAACCAGATCGCAGAGGCTGAGGAGCGCGGGGAGATGGCGGTGAAGGACGCCAAGCTCCGCATCAAGGACCTGGAGGAAGCCCTCCAGAGAGCCAAGCAGGACATGGCCCGGCAGGTGCGCGAGTACCAGGAGCTGATGAATGTCAAACTTGCCCTGGACATTGAGATCGCCACCTACAGGAAACtactggaaggagaggagagcag GATTACCGGAGGTGGAACTGGAGGTGGAATTGCAACCATCCACGTACAGACCTCcagcagtggtggtggtggcg GCTCCGGCGGTGGATTCGGCATGGGTGGTGGTGGAggcggtggaggtggaggtggcttCGGATATGGAGGTGGCAGTGGCATGTCCATGCAAAGCAGCAGCGGCTTCGGCATGAGCAGCGGTGGCGGAGGTGGATTCGGCATGAGCGGCGGTGGTGGCAGTGGATTCGGCATGAGCGGCGGTGGTGGCGGTGGATTCGGCATGAGCGGCGGTGGTGGAGGTGTCTCCATGTCCCGTTCCTCCATGACCTCCACATCCAGACGCTTCTAA